Part of the Myxococcales bacterium genome is shown below.
CGTGCGCTGGAACAACCTCGAAGGCGGAAGCCAAATGGCCTACCGCGTGTCGGTCACCGAGGGCGCGGCGCAGTTCGCGGCGAGGCCGTTTCAGCTCGACCCGACCAAGGGCACGCGCGTCATCTTGCACACGTTCCCGTCGACGAGCGACCTCGCGACGGCGCTCGTCGTCATGCAGTCGATCGTCTACGTCGAGCTCAAAGACGATCGCGTCCAGGTCCAGCAGGCCTTCAACATCTTCAACTTTGGCAAGATGGCCTGGGTGCCGAAGGACTTCGTCTTGCCGTTGCCGGCGGGCTTTACGGCGCTCACCAGCTCGCAACAAATGAGCGACCAAACCGTCGAGGCAGCGGAGGGTCGCGGCGCGAAGGTCAGCGGCACCTTCGGCCCGGGCCAGCACTCCATCGAGTATCGCTGGCAGCTTCCGTTCGGGGGCGAGCCGAACCTCGACCTCGGCATCGGCATGCCGGGCAACGTCGCAGCCGCGCGCGTGATGGTCGTCGCGACTTCGCAAATGAAGGTCTCCGTCGATGGCTTCCCCGCCATGCGCGCCGGCCGCGACGGCCAAGGCAACAACATCCTCGAGACGGAGCGTGAGATGCGCCGCGACGAGGCGCCCCTGCGCAGCCTACGAATCGTCTTGGCGGACATTCCCGGTCCGGGGCCGCTCCGCCTCTACGCGGCCGGCATTTCGACCGTGGGCGTCCTGCTCGGGCTCTCCTACGCGAGCCGGTCCCGCAAAGATCACCGCGGACGCGAGACCGACCGAAAGAAGGAGCGCGAGCGACTCCTCGCCGAGCTCGAGGAGCTTGAGCGCGCCCATCGCGTCGGTGAGCTGGGCCCGCGGACCTACGAAAAGAGCCGCCGCGAGCTCATCGACGCGCTCGCGCGGACGCTCGCCGCCGACGCCGCAACGACGTGAACGAAGGCCCTCTGACGGGCGCTTACGGGTGAGAAGAGCGCGCCCGCGAGAGGCGCCTTTCTTCGCACAAACGGCCTGTGGGTAAGCCTTGGAGTTGAGGGGGGAGCATCCCGTGGATTCCGGTGGGGGAAAGTCTCTTGACTACATCTGCCCCCATCCGCCCCCAGTCATCCCACCTTCGACTCCACATGACATACACGGTCGATGTTTCTGATGTTCAATGGGATTTCGTGGCTGTCCACATTTCCACAGGCTCTATCAACACTTCTAGGATTTAAATCTCTAAGAAGATCTGGAGAGAAGAGCACCGCGCCCTCTCGCCCGTGAGGCAGCTCCAGTGGAGCCAAAACATGGGGTGCCGAGGCTTGCGTCCCGCCCAAATCGCGACGATGTAGGTGAGCCCGTCGCGAGCTTCCAAGAGCCGCCGTCCTGTCTCCGTCTTGCCTGAGGGTCCCATGCTGGAATTGTCGGTTGCGAAGAAAGATCTGCTGAAGCTCGTGAGCCGCGTGCAAGGCGTTGCCGAGCGCAAAAGCACGATGCCGGTTCTTTCCAACGTGCTCCTCACGGCCGACAGCTCGGGCACACTTCGCCTCTCCGCCACGGATCTCTACCTGGCGATCTCCGGCAAAATCGCGGCCGAAGTTCAGAAAGCCGGCAGCGTCGCCGTCCCCGCGAAAGATCTCTTCGAGCGCGTGAAGATGATGCCCGACGGTCCCGTGACCATCGCGTCGGGCGACAACGCTGCGACGACGCTCAAGGCCTCCGGCAGCGCGCGCCGGTACACGTTGCGCGGCATGCCGGGCGATGACTTTCCGCCGTTGCCGGCCGCCGCCGAGGGCGCGCCGTCGCTCGCGCTCGACGTGGCCGTGCTCCAAGAGCTGATCTCGAAGACGCACTTCTCAATCTCCACCGACGAAACGCGCGCGCACCTCAACTCGGCGCTCTTCGAGTGGGACGGTGATGTCGTTCGCATGGTCACGACCGACGGACACCGCCTCTCGAAGATGGAGGTGAAGGTTCCCGGTCGACAGGCTTCGGCAACGATGCTCATCCCGCTCAAGGCCATCCACGAGCTGCGTCGCCTCGCCGACGACATGATGGGCGAGGCCGGCAAGGATCAAGACAAGCCGCAGATGCAGATCACGCAGAGCGGCTCGAGCGCGTTTTTCCAAGCGGGCACCACGAGCTTCAGCGTGAAGCTCGTCGACGCGCAGTTTCCGCCTTACGCCCAAGTCATTCCGCAAAACTCGGAGAAGCAGATCCGCGTGCCTCGCTCGGCCTTCGCCGACGCGCTCAAGGCCGTTGCCGTCGCCGCCAGCGAGCGCACGGGCGGCGTGAAGCTCTCGCTCGCGAAACACGCGATGCGAATCACCAGCGAGTCGCCCGAGACGGGCGATGGCTTCGATGAGATCGCGGTCGAATACGGCGCCGCGCCCATGACCGTTGGCTTCAACGCCAAGTACTTCCTCGACGTGCTCGCCGCGCTCGATGAGGACGAGGTCGTCTTGTGCCTCTCCGGCGAGCTTGACCCCGCCGTGGTGAAGCCCAACAGCGCGCGCGAGTTTCTGGCCGTCGTGATGCCGATGCGCATCTGACGATGGAGGCGGCTATCGAGATCGGTGACCGGCCGCTCGAGACGCGCGCCAACGATGGCGAGCAAAAGAGCCCGCTGATCATCGAGACGATTTCGCTGCGCGGCTTCCGAAACCTGAGCGACGTCGATCTCGCGCCGTCGCCGCGCTTCAACGTCATCGCCGGCGATAACGGTCAAGGCAAGACGAACATCCTCGAGGCCATCTACCTCGGCGGCACGACGCGGAGCTTTCGCACGACGAAGCTGGCGGAGGTCGTCGGGCACCACAAGACGCTCGCGACGTCGAAGCTCGTCGTTCGTGAAGGGCCTTCCGAGCACGACATCGCCCGAGAGCAGGTGGTCGGCCTCCAAGGTGGCGCCCGCTCGGTCAAAGTGGATGGCAAGAGACCCGCGTCGCTGGCGGCTTATGCCATCAAGACGCCGGTCGTCGTGTTTCACCCCGGCGAGGTGGCGCTCTCGCAGGGGCCCAGCGGAGAGCGACGTCGCCTCCTCGATAGAGCCGGACTCTACGCGGCGCCGGGCTCGTTGGCCGATGCCGATGCCTACGCTCGCGCGATCCGTGAGCGTCAACGCGCGCTCGAGACGCGCGGCGCCATGGCTCGCGATTTGGACCAGTGGGAGGCGCTCGCGGTGCGTCACGGCATGAGCATCATGGGCGTTCGTCGTCGCGCCAGCGAGGCGCTGCTCACCGCGGCGGAGCGCGCCTTCCGACGCATCGCCGCGCCCGACCTCACGCTCACGGGAGCCTTCGCGCCGAGCGCACCGGAAGACGAGACCGCGTACCTGAAGGCGCTCTGGGAGAGCCGCGCCGTCGACATGCGGAGAAAGAGCGCGAGCATCGGACCGCATCGCGACGAGCTCGCGCTCTTCATCAACGGGCACGCCGTTCGTGGGACCGCATCGCAAGGGCAGCACCGCGCGCTCGTGCTCGCGCTGAAGGCCGCCGAGATCGAGGTCATCGGGGATGCGCGTGGCGCGAGACCGATTCTCCTGCTCGACGACGTCTCGAGTGAGCTCGACCGGGAGCGGACGCGCGCGCTCATGGCGTTCTTGCGCGACCTCGAGGGGCAGGTCTTTTTGACGACGACGCGGCCGGAGCTCATCGTCCTCGGAGACGCCGAAGGTCTCTCCTTTGGCGACGAAACGCGGCGCGATTGGACCGTCCGCGAGGGCGCCATCGCGACGGCAGTAAATACCTGAAATCAAAGCCTAATTAGAGGGCCTTGGGGGTGGCCTCGAGGGGGGGCTTCGGGTATGCTCCGCGGCTCCTTCGAAGCGTGACTTTCCGCGCACGTTTCCGACGGCTTCGCATCACCGAGCCCCCATGACAGAGCCCATCGAAACTCCCCAGACGAACGCCCCCACCACGTCGAGCTACGGCAGCGACAGCATCACGGTGCTCGAAGGCCTCGAAGCCGTTCGCAAGCGGCCGGGCATGTACATCGGCGACGTGCACGATGGCTCGGGCCTTCATCACCTCGTATGGGAAGCCGTCGACAACGCCGTCGACGAGCACCTCGGCGGATTCTGTTCGCGCATGGACGTGACGGTGCACTTCGACGGCTCGCTCACCGTCGAAGACAACGGCCGCGGCATTCCCGTCGGCAAGCACCTCGAGGAGTCGCGCAAACTCGGTCGCGACATCAGCGCCGCGGAGCTCGTCATGACGAAGCTCCACGCCGGCGGAAAGTTCGACCACTCGAGCTACAAGGTCTCCGCCGGCCTCCACGGCGTCGGCGTCAGCGCCGTCAACGCCGTCTCCGAGTGGCTCAAGCTCGAGATCAAGCGCGAAGGGCACGTTCACTTTCAGGAGTTTCGCTGCGGCGTCCCCGTCGCTCCCCTCGAGCGCATCGGCGACAGCGACAAGACCGGCACGAAGGTTAGCTTCAAGCCCGATCACGACATCTTCACCATCACCGAGTTTCAATACGACATCCTCGCGAGTCGCCTTCGCGAGCTCGCGTTCTTGAACGCCGGCTTCCAGATCACCCTGACCGACGAGCGAGAGGTGACCGCCGGCAAGCCGCGTCAGGATCTCTTCTCCTACGGCGGCGGCATCGCCGAGTTCGTCGAGCTGCTCAACAAGGCCAAGGAGCCGGTGCACGATCAGGTCGTGAACATCAACGCCGAGCACACTCCCGAGGGCGCCAGCGCCGCCATTCAGGTGGAGCTCGCGCTCCAGTGGAACTCGAGCTTCAGCGAGCAGGTGTTCTGCTACACGAACAACGTCAACAACAAGGACGGCGGCACGCACCTCACGGGCTTGCGAGCCGCGCTGACGCGCGTCTTCAACGCCTACGGGCAGTCGCACTCGCTCTTCAAGGACGTGAAGAGCGGCCTCTCCGGCGAAGACATCCGCGAAGGCCTCACGGCCGTCATCAGCGTGAAGCACCCCGACCCGTCGTTCGATTCGCAGACGAAGTCGAAGCTCGTCTCGAGCGAGGTGAAGGGCATCGTCGAGAACGTGGTCGGTGAGCGGCTCGGACGGTTCTTCGAGGAGAACCCGCAGACGGCACGCAAGATCATGGAGAAGGCCGTCATCGCCGCGAAGGCGCGCGAGGCCGCCCGCAAGGCTCGCGAGGTCGTTCGCAAGGGCCAGATGGATTTCACGAGCCTGTCGGGCAAGCTCGCTGATTGCCAAACGCGAGATCCGCAACAAGCGGAGCTCTACATCGTTGAGGGAGACAGCGCCGGTGGCTCGGCCAAGCAGGGTCGCGATCGGAAGTTCCAAGCGATCCTCCCGCTCAAGGGCAAGATCCTCAACGTGGAGCGGGCGCGCCTCGACAAGATGCTCTCGTCGGCGGAAATCGGGACGCTCATCCAAGCGCTCGGCTGCGGCATCGGCGAAGGCAGCTTCGACATCGACAAGCTCCGCTACCACCAGATCGTCCTGATGACCGACGCCGACGTCGACGGCAGCCACATTCGCACGCTGCTCCTGACGTTCTTCTACCGTCAGATGCCGCAGATCATCGAGCGCGGATACCTCTACATTGCGCAGCCGCCGCTCTATCGAGTCCGGCGCGGCAAGAAGGACATCTACCTGAAGGATCAGCCGGCGCTCGATCGCTTCTTCTTGGAGCACGGCGTCGAGGGGCTCGCGCTCCGCGCCTCCAAGGGGCCCACGCTGTCGGGGGAGCCGCTGCTCCGCTTGGCCGAGCGCCTGCGCATGTTCCGCCGCGCGCTGTCGAAGATCGATCGCCGAGCCGACGCGAAGATCGTCGCGGCGGCCCTCCGCGCGACGGGCCTCGGCAAGAACGAGCTCCGCGAGCGTAAGCGCGTCGAGGCCGCCACGCCGCTCTTGAAGGCGTACCTCGAGAAGCGTTACCCCGACTGCGCGCCGATCTCGCTCGACGTCGGCTGGGAGGTCGAACATGGCGCCGCGACGATCCGCGTCGTACCGCGCCCCGGCTCCAACGCCCGCCCCACGGTCATCGACTGGGCGCTCGTCGAGTCGGCCGAATACGAGGAGCTCTACGCCATCGAGCAAGATGTCCGGTCCTTGGGTCCGGCACCCTACTTTGCGAAGACGATTCGCAAGCGCGACGACGAAGACGACAGCGACGCGAAGGAAACGGAGCTCGCCGACGCCGACGCTGTGTGGGATTTCATCGACGCGCG
Proteins encoded:
- the dnaN gene encoding DNA polymerase III subunit beta, coding for MELSVAKKDLLKLVSRVQGVAERKSTMPVLSNVLLTADSSGTLRLSATDLYLAISGKIAAEVQKAGSVAVPAKDLFERVKMMPDGPVTIASGDNAATTLKASGSARRYTLRGMPGDDFPPLPAAAEGAPSLALDVAVLQELISKTHFSISTDETRAHLNSALFEWDGDVVRMVTTDGHRLSKMEVKVPGRQASATMLIPLKAIHELRRLADDMMGEAGKDQDKPQMQITQSGSSAFFQAGTTSFSVKLVDAQFPPYAQVIPQNSEKQIRVPRSAFADALKAVAVAASERTGGVKLSLAKHAMRITSESPETGDGFDEIAVEYGAAPMTVGFNAKYFLDVLAALDEDEVVLCLSGELDPAVVKPNSAREFLAVVMPMRI
- the recF gene encoding DNA replication and repair protein RecF (All proteins in this family for which functions are known are DNA-binding proteins that assist the filamentation of RecA onto DNA for the initiation of recombination or recombinational repair.), with the translated sequence MEAAIEIGDRPLETRANDGEQKSPLIIETISLRGFRNLSDVDLAPSPRFNVIAGDNGQGKTNILEAIYLGGTTRSFRTTKLAEVVGHHKTLATSKLVVREGPSEHDIAREQVVGLQGGARSVKVDGKRPASLAAYAIKTPVVVFHPGEVALSQGPSGERRRLLDRAGLYAAPGSLADADAYARAIRERQRALETRGAMARDLDQWEALAVRHGMSIMGVRRRASEALLTAAERAFRRIAAPDLTLTGAFAPSAPEDETAYLKALWESRAVDMRRKSASIGPHRDELALFINGHAVRGTASQGQHRALVLALKAAEIEVIGDARGARPILLLDDVSSELDRERTRALMAFLRDLEGQVFLTTTRPELIVLGDAEGLSFGDETRRDWTVREGAIATAVNT
- the gyrB gene encoding DNA topoisomerase (ATP-hydrolyzing) subunit B, which codes for MTEPIETPQTNAPTTSSYGSDSITVLEGLEAVRKRPGMYIGDVHDGSGLHHLVWEAVDNAVDEHLGGFCSRMDVTVHFDGSLTVEDNGRGIPVGKHLEESRKLGRDISAAELVMTKLHAGGKFDHSSYKVSAGLHGVGVSAVNAVSEWLKLEIKREGHVHFQEFRCGVPVAPLERIGDSDKTGTKVSFKPDHDIFTITEFQYDILASRLRELAFLNAGFQITLTDEREVTAGKPRQDLFSYGGGIAEFVELLNKAKEPVHDQVVNINAEHTPEGASAAIQVELALQWNSSFSEQVFCYTNNVNNKDGGTHLTGLRAALTRVFNAYGQSHSLFKDVKSGLSGEDIREGLTAVISVKHPDPSFDSQTKSKLVSSEVKGIVENVVGERLGRFFEENPQTARKIMEKAVIAAKAREAARKAREVVRKGQMDFTSLSGKLADCQTRDPQQAELYIVEGDSAGGSAKQGRDRKFQAILPLKGKILNVERARLDKMLSSAEIGTLIQALGCGIGEGSFDIDKLRYHQIVLMTDADVDGSHIRTLLLTFFYRQMPQIIERGYLYIAQPPLYRVRRGKKDIYLKDQPALDRFFLEHGVEGLALRASKGPTLSGEPLLRLAERLRMFRRALSKIDRRADAKIVAAALRATGLGKNELRERKRVEAATPLLKAYLEKRYPDCAPISLDVGWEVEHGAATIRVVPRPGSNARPTVIDWALVESAEYEELYAIEQDVRSLGPAPYFAKTIRKRDDEDDSDAKETELADADAVWDFIDARGRKSTQIQRYKGLGEMNPEQLWETTLNPDARVMLQVRLDDAVQTDQIFSVLMGDQVEPRRQFIEDNALSVKNLDI